The Dissulfuribacter thermophilus genomic sequence TTGTGGATTGCCAATTTTAGCAAATCCGCTGTGTTGCCAGGGGTGGAAGTGCTGTATAGTAAGTGCTCTACATTTCCCCCACAGCCTTGCAAATTTGGCAAAGTCCATAATCCGGGGATTCAGATTTAAAGAACAGACAAAGGAGAAAGGTATTGGCATGATCATATTTGTCTCTGGAACGGACACTGATTGCGGAAAGACCTTTGTTGCCTCTCATCTCTGTCTTGCATTTAAAAGGCTTGGAGTAAAAGTAGGCTACCAGAAATGGGTGAGCACTGGGAACAAAGATTTCTCAGATGACGCCCGCATGGTTTACAGGCTACTTGGAAGAGAGGACTTTCCATTACCAGGAAGCCTTGAAACCCCCTACTGTTTTTCCATTCCGGCCTCCCCTCACCTGGCAGCGGAAAAAGATCAAGCCATTATAGAGTTAGACACACTAAAAAAGGCCACATTAGACCTCAAAAAGCAACTAGAAGTCCTAATCATTGAGGGGGCTGGTGGTTTATTGGTCCCAATTACCAGAGATGTATTGTTGGCACAGTTTGTAAAGGAAATGGATATCCCTGTCCTACTGGTAGCCAGGGCAGGAGTTGGTACCATCAACCACACACTGCTGTCACTAAACTACATAAAACAAGAAGGTTTAAAATTCAAAGGGCTCATAATGAATGAACAAGAACCAACTGACCCAAAAATTTTTATGGACAATTTAAAAATTATTGAACAATTTTCTGGAATTAGCCCTCTTTGTAAAATACATTTTAGTTCATCCATTGACAATTCTCCACTTGATGAAGTAATAGTGGCGGCCAGAAAACTATTAAATGAAAGTTGACTATGAACACACACTTAGCGAAAAAATTCATAAGCATAGATAGGGATTTCATCTGGCATCCCTATACCCAGATGAAGGATTTTGAGCATAAGGACCCCCTCTTCGTTGAAAGGGGTGAAGGTGTATTTCTCTACGACGTCTATGGTAAGGCATACTACGATACCATCTCTTCATGGTGGTGCATTGTCCATGGGCATAATCACCCCCATATAAAAGAGGCCATAACAAGACAGATCAATATCCTAGATCAGGTCCATTTTGCAGGCACCACACATGAACCAGCCATAAGGGTTGCTGAACTCCTAAGAGAGTTCGTTCCTAAAAGACTTTCTCGCATCTTCTTTTCAGATAATGGCTCCACAGCAGTGGAAGTTGCGCTAAAAATGGCTGTTCAATACTGGCACCACGCAGGATTTAGCGAGAAAAACACCTTTGTTTCCTTGGAATATGGCTATCATGGAGATACCATAGGGGCCATGAGTCTGGGAGGCGTCCCGCAATTCAAGGGGCCCTTTGATGCCCTCACCTTTGATTCTATTAGATTACCTGCCCCCTATTGTTACAGATGTCCCATGGGCCAGGAAAAGGGAGAATGCGATATAGATTGCCTAAATCCCCTTGAAGACATCCTAAAAGAAAAAAGGGACCAAATTGCTGGAATCATTCTTGAACCTCTATTAATGGGCGCAGGGGGTATGCTTGTTTACCCCGAAACCTATTTGAAGAGACTCGAGGCCCTCATTAAAGACAAAGAGATATTCCTTATCTTTGATGAGGTGGCTACAGGGTTTGCGAGGACCGGTGAGATGTTCGCCTTTATGAAGGCTGGCGTAATCCCGGACTTTTTATGCATCTCAAAAGGCCTTACAGGCGGCATTCTACCCCTAGGAGCCACTTTGACCACTGAAGATGTCTTTAATTCATTTTATGCTGAATATATAGAGGGGAAGACCTTTTATCACGGCCACACATTCACAGCCAATCCGCTATCTACTGCTGCTGCCCGTGCCTCCTTGGAACTTTTTAAGCTCAATCCCATAGTTGAATCTGTGAAAGCAAAAGAGCTTATATTACAAAATTCCGTAAAGGCATTCATGGATTTCCCATTTGTAGGTGATATTAGAGGGATAGGAATGGTTTGGGCCTTTGAGTTAGTAAAAGATAAAGAGACAAAGACCCCTTTTCCAACTGAGTTCCGGGCTGGCTGGAAGGTGTATCAGGAAGGCCTTAAACATGGACTGATTTTAAGGCCCTTAGGGGATGTAACATACCTATTCTTGCCACAGTGTATTACAAAAAGGCAAATTGAAGATTGTCTCCAGAGACTATGGACAACATTCGAGGCATGCAAGAAGACTTTTTCGAGTTAATAAAACAGGCCCTCTTAGTAAAGATTTCCCATAGAGGCCTAAAATTTGGCATGTGTTCTATAATGAACGTCAAAAGCGGCAAATGTAGCGAGGACTGTGCCTTTTGTGCCCAGTCAGCAAGGCATACGACTAATGCTCCAGTATTCGGACTGAAGTCAAAAGAAGAAATCTTGCGCCACGCCCAAAGGGCAAAAGAATTAGGAGCTACACATTTTAGTCTAGTTGCAAGTGGTCGTGGTCCCACCCAAAGTGAACTCGCTGAGGTTATAGAGGCGATAAAATATCTAAAAGATAGGGTAGACATCAAAATCTGTGCCTCACTTGGAATCATAGACGAAGATGGACTCAGGGCCTTAAAGGAAGCAGGCCTCAGCAGGTATCATCACAACATTGAGACATCCAGGGAATATTTTCCAACGATCTGCTCTACCCATACCTTTGAAGAAAGAATTAACACCATTAAGAGTATCAAAAATGTGGGACTGGAGTGTTGCTCTGGGTGTATTTTGGGCATTGGAGAGACTAAAAAAGATAGAATATCAATTGCTGAGACACTTAAAGAGATTGGAGTCGACTCTGTCCCCATCAATATCCTAGTGCCAATTGAGGGTACAAGACTTGGGGGGAAACCATCCAGCATCACCCCACTTGAGGTTATTGAAACCATTGCCCTGTTTAGGCATACTTTAAAGACGCCAGCGATTAGATTGGCTGGAGGGAGAGAAGAAGGACTAGGCGACTTCCAGGCCTTGGCATTCATGGCTGGCGCAGACGCATTGATGATTGGAGGATATCTTACGACTCCAGGTCGTGATCCAGAATTGGATTTAAGATTAAAAAGAGATGCAATAGAATTTTGGAAAAGGTTTAGAGATAATGCTGAAAAATAGAGGCAGAACACCAGAGCTCTTATTTCAGTTCCTTACACGCTTTTCCGGAAGCTTTATCCTGATACTCCTTTGCGCAATGCTAATTTCCCTTACGTGGGAGGCATGGCCATCCATACAAAAATTTGGGATTGGCTTCCTCTTTTCCACGGAATGGGACCCTGTAAGGGGCAATTTCGGGGCACTTACCACAATAGTTGGCACTGTTTTATCCACTGCCATTGCAATGATCATAGCCGTACCTCTAGCCATTGGGGTTGCCATCTTTCTGACGGAACTTGCTCCTTTTTCCTTGAGACCCATCTTTGGTACGGCAATTGAGCTACTGGCAGCAATTCCCAGTATAATTTACGGTATGTGGGGGCTCTTTTCCCTTGCTCCCATACTTGCTGACCACGTGCAGCCATGGATCACAGAACACTTCGGTTTCATACCTCTATTTGACGGCCCACCTATGGGTGTTGGAATGTTTACAGCAGGTCTTGTCCTCTCCATCATGATCCTTCCATTTATGGCCTCAGTCATCAGAGACTGTTTTTTAATGGCGCCACAGGTGCTCAAAGAATCCGCCTATGGTCTTGGTGCCACCACATGGGAAGTAGTCAAGGATGTGGTCATTCCCTATAGCAAACGGGGAGTCATCGGTGGATTGTTTCTTGGACTGGGGAGGGCTCTTGGAGAAACAATGGCAGTCACATTTGTGATTGGAAACGCCCATGAACTCAGCATTTCCCTTTTTGATCCAGCCAATACAATTGCCTCAACACTTGCAAATGAATTTACCGAGGCATCGGATCCACTCTATTTGTCTGCACTGATAGAGCTTGGTCTTGTCCTCTTTATGATCACCTTCATCATACTTGGTTTGGCAGAATGGTGGCTCAATAAGAGTAGCCCTGGAGGAAAATCTAGATGACATTAAGGTCAAGATCACTGCGAAAATTTGTAAATCTCGTGGCACTCATTTGCGCGAGCGTGTCTGCCTTAATTGGTATCTTTTTCCTCGTTTGGATCCTTTGGGAAATAACGGGAAAGGGGATATCATCTGTAAATTGGGAATTTTTTTCTGAGCTTCCAACACCACCTGGCGAACCAGGAGGCGGTCTTGCCAATGCCATAGTCGGCAGCATAATAATCACTCTTTTGGCAATGGTCCTAGGAGTGCCAATAGGGATACTTGCAGGTACCTATTTGTCAGAATTCGGACACGGTCGTTTTGCTGATCTAATACGTTTCATTACAAATACCTTTGTTAGCGCACCTTCCATCGTAGTTGGCGTCTTTGTGTACTCCATTATGGTGGTCCCAATGAAGAGCTTTTCAGGACTTGCTGGTGGGGTATCCCTTGGGATCATAATGTTGCCTGTAATAACCAGGACTACAGAGGAAATACTAAGGCTAGTCCCAGTAGGACTCCGAGAAGCTGCCCTGGCCCTAGGTACCCCATATTGGAAAATGGTAGTGAGTATAGTATACAGGGCGGCAAAGACTGGCATGATTACAGGAGTGATACTTGCCGTTGCGCGCGTTTCAGGAGAAACTGCTCCGCTTCTATTTACCGCACTCAATAGTCCGTATTGGCCCAGCGGCCTCACTGAACCCATGGCGAATCTAACAGTTACCATTTTTAATTATGCAATGAGTCCTTATGAAGATTGGCAGGCAAAGGCATGGGGTGGTGCTTTTTTAATAACTGCTGCAATTCTCGCTATTAACATACTCTCGAGATTGTTTGCACAGAGAGGTAGCAAAAAATAGATGCAGTTGACTCATTCAGCCTGCCCCTACAATTTTATAGCCACTCATTTGGTAATTAAAATTACCACTATGTACATAGATTTATCATGATGGATTAACTAGTTAAAAAAGTGATAAAACTCTGGAGGTCATGATGCTACTTCCCAGTAATGTTCCCGTAAAGATAAAGGTTAGGAACTTAAACTTTTTTTATGGTTCTTTTCAGGCGCTATTCGATAATAACCTCGACATTGCTGAAAGAAAGGTGACTGCATTCATAGGGCCTTCAGGGTGCGGCAAATCCACCCACATCCGCACGTATAATCGAATGTTTTCTCTTTATCCAGACCAACGTGCCAGTGGAGAGATCATCATTGAGGGCCAAAATATTTTGGCTGAAGATGTTGACTTGATTGAGTTGAGAACAAGAGTTGGGATGGTGTTTCAAAAGCCAACCCCTTTTCCAATGAGTATCTTTGACAACGTAGCCTATGGACTGAGATTGAAGGCTAAAATGCCCAAGTCTGAATTGGAAGGAAGAGTAGAAGAGGCACTCCGTGGTGCTGCGTTGTGGGACGAAGTAAAAGACAATTTAAATGCCATGGGAACAGACCTTTCTGGTGGTCAGCAACAAAGGCTATGTATAGCTAGAGCCATTGCAGTTGAACCAGAGGTCATATTGATGGATGAACCCTGTTCTGCCCTCGATCCTGTGGCCACATATAAGATTGAAGAACTAATTGATAAACTCAAAGAGAAATTTACAATAGTCATTGTCACCCACAACATGCAACAAGCAGCAAGGGTGTCTGACTACACTGCCTTCTTCTACCTTGGAAGATGTGTAGAATTTGGACCCACCGAAAGTATCTTCACAGCCCCGTCTAAGAAAGAAACAGAGGATTACATTACTGGGCGTTTCGGTTAATCTATGCCATTAGTTATGTAGCACATAGCAAGTTTTTCCAAATTGATTACAGTTCATATGGATTAATATTGAAAGTTTATCCCCATTTCCAATGGGACAAAGAGTAAAAATGTTTTCTGTTTAAAACATAGCAATAGATATTCAATATTTTGAATATATACACTCTTGAAGATAAATAAAAATATATTTTTTGTGTGTATCTATGTTCATCTAATGAGTGTAGAAGGAGTTAAGGCTTACTATAAAATGTGACAAAAAATACATTCAATTTATTTGCTAACATGTGAATTTAATCTGTAAACTTGACTATATAATGAGCTAATATTAATGATAGCTGAACACTGCTTCACTTTCAGTGAGGCAGGATTTTCTAGGAGGGGAATGTGACTGTTATCGCTATCGATGGACCAGCAGGCTCTGGAAAGAGCACCATTGCCAGACTCCTTGCTGAGAGACTCGATTTTCAATACCTGGATACAGGTGCAATGTATAGGGCTGTGGCACTGGCGGTTCATCGAAAAAATTTGGATCCAAACGACGAAGAGTCAGTAAGAAAATTGCTTCCAACACTCAGTATTGACCTTAGAGGAGATAGGACCTTTTTAAATGCAGAAGACGTCTCTCATCTCATTAGAACGCCAGAAATTGACCTCCTTGCATCAACGGTATCCAAACTTCCTTGTGTAAGGGAATTTTTAACAAAACTACAGAGAGACTTTGCAGAAGGCCGTGATATTGTTGCAGAAGGTCGCGATATGGGAACAGTAGTCTTCCCAGAAGCGCCCTATAAATTCTTTCTAACAGCATCACCAGAAGAACGGGCCAGGAGACGAAAAAAACAGCTTGAAACCCAAGGTGAAAAGGTGTTATATGAAACTATATTGTATCAAATAAAAAGCAGAGATAAACAAGACAGCGGTCGTTCAATCGCCCCATTAAAGGTCGCCAAAAATGCCGTAGTGGTTGATACCACTGGTAAAACTATAGAAGAGGTATTAACTGAAATAATAAGGAGTATGGATCGTGGCTAGGAAAAAGAATTCAAAAATATGCGAAGAGCAAAATCGTTTTAGCATAGACGAATGTCTTGGTTTTATTGCCAACAGATTGGTAAGGGTATTTCAAAAGGCATTTGACAAAAAACTCGAAGCCCATGGTCTCACAAGTGCCCAGTTCTGTGTCCTTGCCAAACTCTTGGAAGAAGAGGGTATTACTCAAACTGAGCTTGCCCATAGGCTCTATATTGAAAGCCCTACCCTCGTAAGGACACTTGATAGGATGGAAGAGGCCAATATTATTGAAAGAAGACGTGATCCAAGCGATAGAAGAGCCTATCATATTCACCTTAAACCCAAAGGTAAGAAGATGAGGGACTTCGTGGATGAAATCGGATTTGCAGTACATCAAGAGGCCACAAAGGGGCTCACAAAGGATCAAATAGAGAATCTTCGCAGTACGCTCTTCAGAATCTGGCAAAACTTAGAAAATCTACAATAAAAAATCATAAAAATTTTACTTGCATGCCTTTCGAGGCATGTTTATTTTGTAGTTAAAATTAGCATACTAATTTTAAGGAGGCTGAAAAGTATTATGACTATAAAAAAAGATTTCAGCAAAAAGATTATATTCAGCAAGGTAAGTATCCTTGGCCTCCTACTGTCGATTCCATTTTTATTCATTTCATGTGCTCCAAAGGGGGTGATATGCAGTAAAGGCACCCCTGAAGAAAGGGCCGGATACCAAGGCTATATCTACCTAGGTACTCAAAAGCACTCCAAGGTAAGAGATAGTCTGTGCGCAGGC encodes the following:
- the bioA gene encoding adenosylmethionine--8-amino-7-oxononanoate transaminase, whose protein sequence is MNTHLAKKFISIDRDFIWHPYTQMKDFEHKDPLFVERGEGVFLYDVYGKAYYDTISSWWCIVHGHNHPHIKEAITRQINILDQVHFAGTTHEPAIRVAELLREFVPKRLSRIFFSDNGSTAVEVALKMAVQYWHHAGFSEKNTFVSLEYGYHGDTIGAMSLGGVPQFKGPFDALTFDSIRLPAPYCYRCPMGQEKGECDIDCLNPLEDILKEKRDQIAGIILEPLLMGAGGMLVYPETYLKRLEALIKDKEIFLIFDEVATGFARTGEMFAFMKAGVIPDFLCISKGLTGGILPLGATLTTEDVFNSFYAEYIEGKTFYHGHTFTANPLSTAAARASLELFKLNPIVESVKAKELILQNSVKAFMDFPFVGDIRGIGMVWAFELVKDKETKTPFPTEFRAGWKVYQEGLKHGLILRPLGDVTYLFLPQCITKRQIEDCLQRLWTTFEACKKTFSS
- the pstA gene encoding phosphate ABC transporter permease PstA, translated to MTLRSRSLRKFVNLVALICASVSALIGIFFLVWILWEITGKGISSVNWEFFSELPTPPGEPGGGLANAIVGSIIITLLAMVLGVPIGILAGTYLSEFGHGRFADLIRFITNTFVSAPSIVVGVFVYSIMVVPMKSFSGLAGGVSLGIIMLPVITRTTEEILRLVPVGLREAALALGTPYWKMVVSIVYRAAKTGMITGVILAVARVSGETAPLLFTALNSPYWPSGLTEPMANLTVTIFNYAMSPYEDWQAKAWGGAFLITAAILAINILSRLFAQRGSKK
- the pstB gene encoding phosphate ABC transporter ATP-binding protein PstB translates to MLLPSNVPVKIKVRNLNFFYGSFQALFDNNLDIAERKVTAFIGPSGCGKSTHIRTYNRMFSLYPDQRASGEIIIEGQNILAEDVDLIELRTRVGMVFQKPTPFPMSIFDNVAYGLRLKAKMPKSELEGRVEEALRGAALWDEVKDNLNAMGTDLSGGQQQRLCIARAIAVEPEVILMDEPCSALDPVATYKIEELIDKLKEKFTIVIVTHNMQQAARVSDYTAFFYLGRCVEFGPTESIFTAPSKKETEDYITGRFG
- the bioB gene encoding biotin synthase BioB, producing the protein MDNIRGMQEDFFELIKQALLVKISHRGLKFGMCSIMNVKSGKCSEDCAFCAQSARHTTNAPVFGLKSKEEILRHAQRAKELGATHFSLVASGRGPTQSELAEVIEAIKYLKDRVDIKICASLGIIDEDGLRALKEAGLSRYHHNIETSREYFPTICSTHTFEERINTIKSIKNVGLECCSGCILGIGETKKDRISIAETLKEIGVDSVPINILVPIEGTRLGGKPSSITPLEVIETIALFRHTLKTPAIRLAGGREEGLGDFQALAFMAGADALMIGGYLTTPGRDPELDLRLKRDAIEFWKRFRDNAEK
- a CDS encoding MarR family winged helix-turn-helix transcriptional regulator, whose amino-acid sequence is MARKKNSKICEEQNRFSIDECLGFIANRLVRVFQKAFDKKLEAHGLTSAQFCVLAKLLEEEGITQTELAHRLYIESPTLVRTLDRMEEANIIERRRDPSDRRAYHIHLKPKGKKMRDFVDEIGFAVHQEATKGLTKDQIENLRSTLFRIWQNLENLQ
- the bioD gene encoding dethiobiotin synthase codes for the protein MAKSIIRGFRFKEQTKEKGIGMIIFVSGTDTDCGKTFVASHLCLAFKRLGVKVGYQKWVSTGNKDFSDDARMVYRLLGREDFPLPGSLETPYCFSIPASPHLAAEKDQAIIELDTLKKATLDLKKQLEVLIIEGAGGLLVPITRDVLLAQFVKEMDIPVLLVARAGVGTINHTLLSLNYIKQEGLKFKGLIMNEQEPTDPKIFMDNLKIIEQFSGISPLCKIHFSSSIDNSPLDEVIVAARKLLNES
- the cmk gene encoding (d)CMP kinase; amino-acid sequence: MTVIAIDGPAGSGKSTIARLLAERLDFQYLDTGAMYRAVALAVHRKNLDPNDEESVRKLLPTLSIDLRGDRTFLNAEDVSHLIRTPEIDLLASTVSKLPCVREFLTKLQRDFAEGRDIVAEGRDMGTVVFPEAPYKFFLTASPEERARRRKKQLETQGEKVLYETILYQIKSRDKQDSGRSIAPLKVAKNAVVVDTTGKTIEEVLTEIIRSMDRG
- the pstC gene encoding phosphate ABC transporter permease subunit PstC; the encoded protein is MLKNRGRTPELLFQFLTRFSGSFILILLCAMLISLTWEAWPSIQKFGIGFLFSTEWDPVRGNFGALTTIVGTVLSTAIAMIIAVPLAIGVAIFLTELAPFSLRPIFGTAIELLAAIPSIIYGMWGLFSLAPILADHVQPWITEHFGFIPLFDGPPMGVGMFTAGLVLSIMILPFMASVIRDCFLMAPQVLKESAYGLGATTWEVVKDVVIPYSKRGVIGGLFLGLGRALGETMAVTFVIGNAHELSISLFDPANTIASTLANEFTEASDPLYLSALIELGLVLFMITFIILGLAEWWLNKSSPGGKSR